A portion of the Staphylococcus felis genome contains these proteins:
- a CDS encoding ABC transporter ATP-binding protein, with translation MLFSVKALEKQKAGRQILSDVTWEVNEGERWLVYGLNGAGKSTLLNIINAYDFATSGEVSLFGMIPGQQGYSAHAVRERIGFVSGGLRERFAEGEYVIDIVLSGLYKSVGLYQKPTEADIKAANHMLTTLNIEKFAHQHFGLLSTGEQQRVLIARAMMGFPRLLILDEPCNGLDFVSRESFIDTLKQLYRNFPQTAVIYVTHFIEEVTSDFTHALLLTEGTVQCSGHIEDVLTSHHLSRLFNMPIKLYQHHRRFQIVRI, from the coding sequence ATGTTATTTTCTGTTAAAGCGCTAGAGAAACAAAAGGCTGGGCGACAGATTCTTTCTGATGTCACCTGGGAGGTCAATGAAGGAGAACGCTGGCTTGTGTATGGATTAAATGGTGCTGGAAAGTCAACACTACTTAACATTATTAACGCATATGATTTTGCAACATCAGGAGAAGTGTCTCTATTTGGAATGATTCCTGGTCAACAAGGGTATTCGGCACATGCTGTTCGAGAGCGCATCGGATTTGTATCAGGTGGCCTTAGAGAACGGTTTGCAGAAGGTGAATATGTCATTGATATTGTTTTGAGCGGTTTATACAAGTCAGTCGGTTTGTACCAAAAACCCACTGAAGCAGATATTAAGGCTGCGAATCATATGTTAACTACATTGAATATTGAAAAATTTGCGCATCAACACTTTGGACTTTTATCTACGGGCGAACAACAAAGAGTCTTAATTGCACGTGCAATGATGGGGTTTCCGAGGTTACTTATTTTGGATGAGCCGTGTAACGGATTAGATTTTGTATCAAGAGAGTCATTTATAGATACTTTAAAACAACTGTATAGGAATTTTCCGCAAACAGCAGTGATTTATGTGACTCATTTTATAGAAGAAGTCACGTCTGACTTTACACATGCATTATTGCTGACAGAAGGAACAGTACAGTGTAGTGGCCATATTGAAGATGTATTGACAAGTCATCATCTATCTAGATTGTTTAATATGCCTATCAAGCTTT